The Fusarium keratoplasticum isolate Fu6.1 chromosome 8, whole genome shotgun sequence genome includes a region encoding these proteins:
- a CDS encoding GST C-terminal domain-containing protein encodes MSDSEDQIRYKPGAGGGFERTESAFRNFISNEPGSRFPAEKGRYALYLSPGCPWSHRTMIVRSLKRLEDIVDLYINSLSMGKDGWFFNDDPESAKYGVLPKDPLYGFSTIKELYLKANPNYEGRYTVPVLWDKKTHTMVSNESSEIIRMLYTEFDHLLPEEDREVNRPGGGFYPENLRKEIDEINEWIYHTVNNGVYKCGFAFSQSAYEENVVKVFQSLDRLEKILNDRPFLLGDNITEADIRLFPTIVRFDVAYNPIFMCNLGTIRDHYPNLHLWLRRLYWDKSGRTHGAFEKTTFPWIEKYKQGYGDSRQRVLGITGPLIIPKGPEVFVHELKESDAR; translated from the exons ATGAGCGACTCA GAAGATCAAATTAGGTATAAGCCTGGCGCGGGCGGAGGATTTGAACGAACTGAAAGCGCCTTTCGGAATTTTATTTCGAACGAGCCGGGATCGAGATTCCCTGCGGAAAAGGGCCGATATGCCCTCTATCTCAGTCCAGGGTGCCCATGG TCCCATCGCACTATGATCGTGCGAAGCCTCAAGCGACTGGAAGATATTGTGGATCTCTACATCAACTCACTCTCCATGGGCAAAGACGGCTGGTTCTTTAACGATGATCCTGAGTCCGCCAAGTATGGTGTACTTCCCAAAGATCCCCTCTACGGCTTCAGCACCATCAAGGAACTGTACCTAAAGGCCAACCCGAACTATGAGGGACGATACACGGTGCCGGTTCTCTGGGACAAGAAGACGCATACTATGGTTAGCAACGAGTCGAGCGAGATCATCCGCATGCTCTACACGGAGTTCGATCATCTCCTTCCAGAGGAGGACCGGGAGGTTAATCGACCTGGGGGCGGCTTCTATCCTGAGAACCTTCGAAAGGAAATCGACGAGATCAATGAATGGATCTATCACACTGTCAACAACGGCGTTTACAAGTGTGGATTCGCTTTTTCGCAAAGCGCCTATGAGGAGAATGTGGTCAAAGTATTCCAGTCTCTGGACCGTCTAGAGAAGATCCTCAACGATAGACCATTCCTCCTAGGAGACAACATCACCGAGGCCGATATCCGACTCTTCCCAACCATCGTCCGATTCGACGTTGCGTACAACCCCATCTTTATGTGCAACCTGGGGACCATCAGAGACCACTATCCGAACCTGCATCTATGGCTAAGGAGGCTGTACTGGGACAAGAGTGGAAGAACGCATGGCGCCTTTGAGAAGACGACGTTTCCTTGGATTGAGAAGTACAAGCAGGGATATGGAGATTCAAGGCAGCGGGTTCTGGGCATTACGGGTCCGCTGATTATTCCGAAGGGGCCAGAGGTGTTTGTTCATGAGCTTAAGGAGTCTGATGCAAGGTGA
- a CDS encoding HET domain-containing protein, with protein sequence MSNGRDFLGRYWGRPEAPVVEKQGHRCDKCSTIQFSSFRARTFLDETFRPVTLVMGSFETVQKSAFAGCWTCRLVLCTLLNTLTTLRDEARLYQIAKVGLRLNLDDDLTVHCWASDGSKVPLLGRDALLIPLRDSDNVEDENHERDYEWVELNIDPLKMRMLRPSDNNEYIPNPPIDEPDLVRSWLWTCSACHDTCPDTPLYSEDGPILPTRVLDLVHPDGPRVIDTNGKKGEYVTLSHCWGQSQHNYKLNKDNMTSMMTHIDLNDLPKTFSQAALITQSMRIRYIWIDSMCIIQPTAGDTEDWTREGPRMADYYRNAAFTIAASVGTDSNFGCFFARPGRQLKAQPWPLFKDPIQRKWDEFSVATGRNPEWLPVMQPSPASWLWQVQNCPLNSRAWVLQERLMSKRILHCTMQGLMWECAELHASEQEPLGCQFDYRVRDEGLLQLHNALGQGASFVTDRYWRQVVERFSGLGITYNTDRLPALAGLAKAIQEETKDVYIAGHWKESLLPSLLWFRLHTPTSDPVRLADAPSWAWSSTSSHIKFTSLDESDFPARAAESYNITAKLANVSVQPKTLNPFAWVCGSSLRLRGRLMKYSPEICPTLQSATKSAEECWHGYRPIQSAVQQRVITIPSMDENWDPVPDDAAEQMANMVADDNLLQSNMKEEVARAMESPSTGEIRQGEERDQDTLVCIFDIPDEDKHEELYLFEVLREVGEHKRLEISEGLALVASDGGTYKRVGFFTLKTKSSLFSELEEMEVELA encoded by the exons ATGTCCAACGGGCGAGACTTTCTGGGCCGCTACTGGGGTCGCCCTGAAGCCCCTGTCGTGGAGAAACAAGGCCATCGCTGCGACAAATGCTCGACCATCCAATTTTCCAGCTTCCGCGCCAGAACCTTCTTGGACGAGACTTTCAGACCTGTTACGCTCGTCATGGGGAGCTTTGAAACAGTCCAGAAATCCGCTTTTGCAGGTTGCTGGACCTGCCGGCTCGTGCTCTGTACCTTGCTCAACACTTTAACCACGTTGCGCGATGAGGCTCGGCTCTACCAGATTGCAAAGGTTGGGCTTCGGCTCAACTTGGACGATGATCTGACCGTTCATTGCTGGGCGTCTGACGGCAGCAAGGTTCCCTTGCTAGGCCGTGATGCACTGTTGATTCCACTGAGAGATAGTGACAATGTGGAGGATGAAAACCATGAACGGGACTATGAATGGGTAGAGTTGAATATTGACccgttgaagatgaggatgctgaGGCCCAGTG ACAACAACGAATACATCCCGAACCCGCCTATAGACGAGCCCGACCTGGTTCGTAGCTGGCTATGGACCTGCAGCGCCTGCCACGACACCTGCCCCGACACACCCTTATACTCGGAAGACGGCCCTATACTACCCACTCGCGTCCTGGACCTCGTTCACCCGGATGGCCCTCGTGTGATTGACACAAATGGTAAAAAAGGAGAATACGTCACCCTCAGTCACTGCTGGGGCCAAAGCCAGCACAATTacaagctcaacaaggaTAACATGACCTCGATGATGACCCACATCGATCTCAATGACCTCCCCAAGACTTTTTCCCAAGCCGCCTTGATTACCCAGAGTATGAGAATCAGGTACATCTGGATAGATTCCATGTGCATCATCCAGCCTACCGCGGGGGACACGGAGGACTGGACGCGGGAGGGTCCTCGCATGGCGGATTACTATCGGAACGCGGCATTCACCATAGCCGCCAGCGTGGGGACCGACAGCAACTTTGGATGTTTCTTTGCCAGGCCAGGACGTCAACTCAAggcacagccttggcctctaTTCAAGGATCCTATACAGAGAAAATGGGACGAATTCTCCGTCGCTACGGGCCGCAACCCGGAGTGGCTCCCCGTTATGCAGCCCTCGCCCGCCTCCTGGCTGTGGCAGGTGCAGAACTGCCCGCTCAACTCAAGGGCATGGGTCCTGCAGGAAAGACTCATGTCAAAGCGCATCTTGCATTGTACTATGCAGGGCTTGATGTGGGAGTGCGCCGAGCTGCATGCTTCGGAGCAGGAGCCCCTCGGTTGTCAGTTCGACTACCGAGTTCGGGATGAGGGCCTACTTCAGCTGCACAATGCCTTGGGTCAAGGTGCGTCCTTTGTCACGGATAGATACTGGCGCCAGGTAGTGGAGCGGTTTTCCGGACTCGGTATCACTTACAATACTGATCGACTGCCTGCACTGGCAGGTCTTGCCAAAGCCATCCAGGAAGAAACGAAGGACGTATACATTGCAGGGCATTGGAAGGAATCTCTTCTGCCTAGCCTCCTCTGGTTCCGGCTCCACACACCTACCTCAGACCCAGTGAGGCTAGCTGATGCTCCGAGCTGGGCCTGGTCATCCACATCGTCTCACATCAAGTTCACGAGTCTAGATGAGTCTGACTTTCCAGCACGTGCTGCAGAAAGCTACAACATCACGGCCAAACTTGCCAATGTATCCGTCCAGCCAAAGACGTTGAACCCGTTCGCCTGGGTGTGTGGCAGCTCACTACGGCTCCGTGGTCGGCTGATGAAATACAGCCCGGAAATATGCCCAACGCTGCAGTCTGCAACTAAGTCAGCGGAAGAGTGCTGGCACGGTTACCGCCCGATTCAGTCGGCAGTTCAGCAGAGAGTCATTACGATCCCTTCCATGGATGAGAACTGGGATCCCGTGCcggatgatgctgctgaaCAGATGGCCAACATGGTAGCTGACGATAATCTACTACAGTCTAATATGAAGGAGGAAGTGGCACGTGCTATGGAATCCCCTTCTACGGGTGAGATTCGTCAAGGGGAGGAGCGGGACCAAGACACGCTTGTCTGCATCTTTGACATTCCGGATGAGGATAAACACGAGGAACTGTATCTTTTTGAGGTTCTGCGGGAAGTAGGCGAACACAAGAGATTGGAGATATCTGAAGGACTTGCATTGGTTGCGTCAGATGGTGGCACCTACAAGAGGGTTGGGTTTTTCACGTTAAAGACAAAGTCGTCGCTATTTTCCgagttggaggagatggaagtTGAATTGGCTTAG
- a CDS encoding HET domain-containing protein encodes MDESNHICDACRAVDIAKYLSHNDPISTPMGYFQDILKNEDCTLCKLIVKALSVYARSYWLPGKYPVEMCYLGRLSGNSTPGRIEVWFHATSKTLPDGIWGHFTVLGRIKCLESVEPPVLERLNYSLIRSWMDDCTTRHGPKCNPPGLSRDCLPLILLDVKQMRLFKSDRHCRYLALSYVWGKAKQFTTVKSSFQELQQDGALLRVRDQLPQLINDAIAFVADLGETYLWVDALCIVQDDPEVKEFYVPCMDKIYGQALLTIVVLAGSDANCALPGIATGSRTPSQSPVQLGSLILAPELRSLAATVESSTWRSRGWTFQEGMLSRKRLYFSNSQVYWHCSVAHRSEDGEESPAGELSSWSMNPLERQVSHDPRQRFNIYESLVKQYTRRTLTYPSDSLNAFVGILSAIEDSFGWQFASALPENCFDLALLWSSMWQGRLRPREPLGSACKSPTWCWTAWEDDIYWDPWRLGSYAGKRVTLKSEVGDFIIMDKVGGRKIVREDHSLREALPNSLPALSEASELAALNGNSTNYALVFESLSLGADIYTISSPRPELSRTLSRPFSDSFTNTLRGQLWIYDAAGHHCGTLRGFNSWNPCPDSAYEFVLLSRSDQDKIIQADVDGYRDHLPLEYPSADEYYEEIFDTSIYQYKSWWALNILLVERKEDLSQRLAVGQLHADAWDAAKQKMKSFVLV; translated from the coding sequence ATGGACGAGTCTAATCATATCTGCGATGCATGCAGGGCAGTCGACATTGCGAAGTATCTCTCCCACAACGACCCCATCAGCACGCCCATGGGATATTTCCAGGACATCCTGAAGAACGAGGATTGTACGCTATGCAAACTCATTGTCAAGGCACTGAGTGTCTACGCCCGGAGCTATTGGCTCCCGGGAAAGTACCCCGTCGAGATGTGCTATCTCGGTAGGCTCAGCGGCAATTCGACCCCAGGAAGAATCGAGGTATGGTTCCACGCAACATCCAAGACTCTTCCAGACGGAATCTGGGGACATTTCACCGTTCTCGGCCGGATAAAGTGCCTTGAGAGTGTCGAGCCCCCGGTCCTTGAACGACTCAATTACTCGCTAATCAGGAGCTGGATGGATGATTGTACAACTCGCCATGGGCCAAAATGCAATCCGCCCGGCCTTAGCAGAGACTGTCTACCTCTGATACTCCTCGATGTCAAGCAAATGCGGCTCTTTAAAAGCGACCGGCACTGTCGGTACTTGGCTCTCAGCTACGTCTGgggcaaagcaaagcaatTCACAACGGTCAAGAGCAGCTTTCAGGAGCTTCAACAAGACGGTGCCTTGTTAAGAGTCCGTGATCAGTTGCCTCAACTGATAAATGACGCCATTGCCTTTGTGGCAGATCTTGGAGAGACCTATCTGTGGGTTGATGCATTGTGCATTGTGCAAGACGAtcccgaggtcaaggagttcTACGTGCCATGCATGGATAAGATCTACGGCCAGGCCCTGTTAACCATCGTCGTCCTAGCTGGCTCCGACGCCAACTGTGCACTTCCTGGCATCGCCACCGGATCTCGCACACCGTCGCAGTCACCTGTGCAGCTAGGATCCCTGATATTGGCTCCTGAACTGCGAAGCCTTGCGGCTACGGTTGAATCGTCTACATGGCGAAGCCGAGGTTGGACATTCCAGGAAGGAATGCTTTCCAGGAAACGCTTATATTTCTCCAACTCTCAAGTTTACTGGCATTGCTCTGTGGCGCATCGCtcagaagatggagaagaaagTCCGGCAGGAGAGCTGTCATCTTGGAGCATGAACCCTTTAGAACGGCAGGTCAGCCACGACCCCAGACAAAGGTTCAACATCTACGAATCACTGGTCAAACAGTACACTCGACGGACGCTGACATATCCGTCTGATTCTCTGAATGCATTCGTGGGCATTCTCTCCGCGATCGAGGACTCGTTTGGATGGCAGTTCGCGAGCGCCCTACCGGAAAACTGTTTCGATCTTGCTCTCCTGTGGTCATCGATGTGGCAAGGCCGACTACGGCCAAGGGAGCCATTAGGTTCGGCTTGCAAGTCACCTACCTGGTGCTGGACGGCCTGGGAAGATGACATTTACTGGGATCCTTGGCGACTTGGCTCTTACGCCGGAAAGCGTGTGACACTCAAGTCTGAAGTGGGGGATTTCATCATAATGGACAAGGTTGGGGGGCGCAAGATTGTCCGAGAGGATCACAGTCTCCGAGAAGCTCTCCCCAATTCTTTACCAGCCCTGTCCGAGGCATCAGAACTTGCGGCCTTGAACGGGAACTCTACTAATTATGCACTGGTCTTTGAATCTCTCAGTCTAGGAGCCGATATATACACAATCTCATCGCCCCGCCCAGAATTGTCCAGGACATTATCGCGCCCCTTCTCAGACTCCTTCACCAACACGTTACGTGGCCAACTTTGGATCTATGATGCAGCAGGGCATCATTGTGGAACACTTAGGGGATTTAATTCATGGAACCCTTGCCCAGATTCCGCTTATGAGTTTGTCCTACTCTCACGCAGCGACCAAGACAAGATTATTCAGGCAGATGTTGACGGCTATCGCGACCATCTACCCCTGGAGTACCCCTCGGCTGATGAATACTATGAAGAGATTTTTGATACAAGCATTTACCAGTACAAGAGTTGGTGGGCTCTGAATATCTTGCTAGTGGAGCGAAAGGAAGATTTGTCGCAGCGGCTGGCTGTTGGGCAATTGCATGCCGATGCTTGGGACGCGGCCAAGCAGAAGATGAAAAGTTTTGTTCTTGTCTAG
- a CDS encoding VOC domain-containing protein yields the protein MVQFSFKSSWALLPLLASQTLGCGPIERADNDTSEYPKNHLGSDAASDPATIGYNINHLCLNVRNLTASMDFYSRVFGLRELFHLEVTESYTIAYMGYSHGGKNGTGYQTALELNREKNNAQGLLELIHIDVPDNYLPSSGEHPNTFGHVGMIVPDIEAAQARLDTFPDVRILKRTGEPLSFGTEIGNATSLSPAVVAQLKPVEQAALIKTLSQLNSPLIYVTDPDGNLVELQPQN from the coding sequence ATGGTCCAATTCTCCTTCAAGTCCTCCTGGgctctcctccctctcctcgcTTCCCAAACCCTAGGATGCGGCCCCATTGAAAGAGCCGACAATGACACTTCAGAATACCCCAAGAACCACCTCGGCAGTGATGCCGCCTCTGATCCCGCCACGATTGGCTACAATATCAACCATCTGTGCCTCAACGTCAGAAACCTGACAGCCAGCATGGACTTCTACTCTCGCGTCTTCGGCCTCCGAGAGCTCTTCCACCTCGAGGTCACAGAGAGCTACACCATCGCCTACATGGGCTATAGCCACGGCGGCAAGAACGGAACAGGCTACCAGACCGCATTGGAGCTCAACCGGGAGAAGAACAACGCCCaaggcctcctcgagctcatccACATCGACGTGCCAGACAACTACCTCCCCTCATCCGGCGAGCATCCCAACACCTTTGGTCACGTCGGCATGATCGTCCCCGATATTGAAGCCGCCCAGGCACGCCTCGACACATTCCCCGATGTCAGAATCCTCAAGCGCACGGGAGAACCACTGTCCTTCGGTACTGAGATTGGCAATGCGACCAGCCTTTCCCCAGCTGTCGTGGCACAGCTCAAGCCTGTGGAGCAGGCTGCTCTGATCAAGACCCTGAGCCAGCTGAACTCGCCTCTCATCTACGTGACTGACCCCGATGGAAACCTGGTCGAGCTGCAGCCCCAGAACTAG
- a CDS encoding MFS domain-containing protein, which yields MLHHDKNTAATAQDNSSTEKVDYEKAVSLHENTSDEVFDVKSTKRLLRKMDTHLLPFLALLYLLSFLDRANIGNAKLAGLEESLGMTGKWDYNIAVSVFFPFYVAAEIPSNLAMKRFRPSIWIPFIMIIWSAMTCVMGVVHNFGGLLATRMALGLAEGGLFPGITYYITMWYKRHECGLRMAIFFSAATAAGAFGGLLARGIMEMDGVGGLDGWAWIFILEGLVTFCFAVMAFFVMYDYPDTAKFLDDTERKEVVRRLEEDRSVLSDEFKWQFFRDALKDWKIWVHMVITIGIYTPLYSISIFLPTIVKGLGYTNEMAQLMTVPPYVVACLFTIAGGYAADKHGQRGIYMIFFCCVAIVGFVILAAVESNGAKYFGAFMITCGIYPNVPQGVAWNGNNIGGSLKRGVGIAMHVGFGNLGGAVSGFVYRKDDAPHYKSGHATLIGTTTMSCILSILMTIYLRRENARRDNTHKAPHEYTRAEKELEQDSGDNATFFRYTV from the exons ATGCTTCACCACGACAAGAACACTGCGGCTACCGCCCAGGACAACTCGTCCACCGAAAAGGTCGACTATGAGAAGGCCGTCTCTCTCCACGAGAACACCTCCGATGAGGTCTTTGACGTCAAGTCCACCAAGCGTCTTCTCCGCAAGATGGACACccacctcctccccttcctcgccctcctctaCCTTCTTTCCTTCCTCGATCGTGCCAACATTGGCAACGCCAAGCTGGCCGGTCTCGAGGAGTCCCTGGGCATGACTGGCAAGTGGGACTACAAT ATCGCCGTGTccgtcttcttccccttctaTGTCGCGGCTGAGATCCCATCCAACCTGGCCATGAAGCGATTCCGCCCCTCTATCTGGATCCCCTTCATCATGATTATCTGGTCTGCCATGACCTGTGTCATGGGTGTTGTCCACAACTTTGGTGGTCTCCTCGCTACCCGCATGGCTCTCGGTCTTGCTGAGGGTGGTCTCTTCCCCGGTATCACCTACTACATCACCATGTGGTACAAGCGCCACGAGTGCGGTCTCCGcatggccatcttcttctccgctGCCACTGCTGCTGGTGCCTTCGGTGGTCTCCTGGCCCGTGGCATCATGGAGATGGACGGTGTTGGTGGTCTCGACGGCTGGGCCTggatcttcatcctcgagggTCTCGTCACCTTCTGCTTCGCTGTCATGGCCTTCTTCGTCATGTACGACTACCCCGACActgccaagttcctcgacgacactGAGCGCAAGGAGGTTGTCCGCCGCCTCGAAGAGGACCGATCCGTTCTCTCTGATGAGTTCAAGTGGCAGTTCTTccgtgatgccctcaaggaCTGGAAGATCTGGGTCCACATggtcatcaccatcggcATCTACACCCCTCTCtactccatctccatcttcctgCCGACCATTGTCAAGGGTCTCGGCTACACCAACGAGATGGCTCAGCTCATGACTGTCCCTCCCTATGTCGTCGCCTGCCTGTTCACCATCGCCGGTGGTTACGCCGCTGATAAGCACGGTCAGCGTGGTATCTAcatgatcttcttctgctgcgTCGC CATCGTCGGCTTTGTCATTCTTGCTGCTGTCGAGTCCAACGGTGCCAAGTACTTCGGTGCCTTCATGATCACCTGTGGTATCTACCCCAACGTTCCTCAGGGTGTCGCCTGGAACGGCAACAACATCGGTGGCTCCCTCAAGCGAGGTGTCGGTATTGCCATGCACGTCGGCTTC GGTAACCTCGGTGGTGCCGTCTCTGGCTTTGTCTACCGCAAGGATGATGCTCCTCACTACAAGTCCGGCCATGCTACCCTCATTGGCACTACCACCATGAGCTgcatcctctccatcctcatgACCATCTACCTCCGCCGCGAGAACGCCCGCCGCGACAACACTCACAAGGCTCCCCATGAGTACACCCGCGCcgagaaggagttggagCAGGACTCTGGCGACAACGCCACCTTCTTCCGATACACCGTCTAA
- a CDS encoding 2EXR domain-containing protein yields MASDTFHFFSSLPKEIQDLVWDAAVRPVPGTRHVHRFMVLGSQEPEHNFSGHLLDFTSFGITSTEDHNLDEHTEDEENSAGEQSGSSGGEKEDGVFHEPASPRFLVPGSCSLAIPYDALDGGPNDSVYALDSGLWMACKASRAAMERRFTKNEWWSEAECENTPERLATCGDYNQEKDATHTASYKNCDGEYTHITINHDRDLFCLDSRHLGSLDWLRYSAPDFPAYMEVSEDGGWVANPSFLGPNIAIDYDPYMFDQWLPASTHLRRPDVEWNAMRLSHMMELFHHRAKRTLWFIDYRLRPIDPHYASREILSGESVLRSFDSQERAIFRSNELVLIEVKPDDRDKWYIDTSGYESRGARYTAFDFFRLLARSGYGSLEIDGYRRLRVLACQAVPGKTLRPRLSDAVVCPRDASCKFCGRTDDVT; encoded by the coding sequence ATGGCGTCTGATACATTtcacttcttctccagcctcCCCAAGGAGATCCAGGACTTGGTTTGGGACGCTGCTGTGCGCCCAGTGCCAGGCACGAGGCATGTGCACCGGTTCATGGTCTTGGGGTCCCAGGAGCCAGAGCACAATTTCTCGGGCCATCTTCTGGACTTTACTAGTTTTGGCATCACTTCTACAGAAGATCACAACTTGGACGAGCAcacagaggatgaggagaattCAGCTGGTGAACAGAGCGGCTCATctggaggagagaaagaagatggTGTCTTCCATGAACCGGCTTCGCCCAGGTTTCTCGTTCCAGGCAGCTGTAGCCTCGCCATACCATATGACGCCTTAGACGGCGGTCCTAACGACTCTGTCTACGCTTTAGATAGCGGCCTGTGGATGGCCTGTAAGGCCTCGCGGGCCGCCATGGAAAGACGTTTCACGAAGAACGAGTGGTGGTCAGAGGCTGAATGCGAAAATACTCCAGAGCGTCTCGCGACCTGCGGCGACTACAACCAAGAGAAGGATGCTACTCACACGGCGTCGTACAAGAACTGCGACGGTGAGTACACGCACATCACGATAAATCACGACAGGGACCTCTTCTGCTTGGACTCCCGGCACCTAGGCTCTCTGGACTGGCTCCGATACTCCGCTCCTGATTTCCCAGCTTATATGGAGGTGTCCGAGGATGGCGGTTGGGTAGCAAACCCGAGCTTCCTGGGACCCAATATTGCCATCGACTATGACCCCTACATGTTCGATCAATGGCTCCCAGCCAGCACGCACCTTCGGCGACCAGACGTGGAGTGGAACGCCATGCGTTTGAGCCACATGATGGAGCTATTTCACCACCGGGCAAAGAGAACGCTGTGGTTTATTGACTACAGACTTCGACCCATTGATCCACATTACGCGAGCCGTGAGATCTTGTCTGGGGAGTCCGTGCTGCGTTCATTTGATAGCCAGGAGCGAGCCATCTTTCGCTCCAACGAACTGGTGCTCATCGAGGTGAAACCGGATGACAGGGACAAATGGTACATTGACACATCGGGTTACGAGTCCCGAGGCGCCAGGTACACGGCATTTGACTTCTTCAGGCTGTTGGCCAGGTCTGGATATGGAAGCTTGGAGATAGATGGGTATCGTCGACTGCGAGTTCTGGCGTGCCAAGCTGTGCCGGGCAAGACCCTTCGACCAAGGCTGTCGGACGCGGTTGTATGCCCTAGAGATGCATCGTGCAAGTTTTGCGGTCGGACAGATGATGTTACTTAG